The Nitrospirota bacterium genome contains the following window.
GTGATCCTGACTATCCGCGATCAGGCCGGCGTCCGGGAGCTCAAGGAGCGCATGCGGCGGTCCGACCGGCTTGCTACCCTTGGCATGATCGCAGCGGGCATCGCACACGAGGTGAAAAACCCGCTGGTCGGGATCAGCGGCGCGGCACAGCTGATGAAGTCCGAGCTCAGGTCCCGGGAGCGGTCCGTCAACAAAGAGGGGACAAGCAAAAGCCAGATCGAATACCTCGATGTGATCCTGAAGGAGGCGGACCGGCTGAACAAGGTGCTCGAGGGCATCCTTGACTTTACGCGGCTGAAGCCGCTCGAGATCAAGGCCTGCAACATCCACAGCATCCTGGACCACACGCTGCTGCTGAACGAGGAGAATGCCCGGCAGAGCAACATCATCCTCACGCGTTCATACGATCCAAGCCTGCCGGACGTTCTCGGGAACCGGGACCAGCTCGTTCAGGTATTCCTGAACATCATCAGGAACGCCGTCGAGGCCATGCAATCGGGCGGGAAGTTGACCCTGGTCACCAGGATGTCGGACCAGTTCACGAGCGTGCAGTCCGACGGCAAGAAACTCCGCTTGATGGTCGTCAAGGTGAACGACACCGGCCGAGGCATCAAGCAGGAGCACCTGAACGATATCTTCACGCCCTTCTTCACCACCAAGGACAAGGGCGTCGGCCTGGGGCTGGCGCTCTCGTACCAGATCATTCAGGAGCATCTGGGAACGATGCGCGTCGAGAGCCAGGAGAAC
Protein-coding sequences here:
- a CDS encoding ATP-binding protein, yielding VILTIRDQAGVRELKERMRRSDRLATLGMIAAGIAHEVKNPLVGISGAAQLMKSELRSRERSVNKEGTSKSQIEYLDVILKEADRLNKVLEGILDFTRLKPLEIKACNIHSILDHTLLLNEENARQSNIILTRSYDPSLPDVLGNRDQLVQVFLNIIRNAVEAMQSGGKLTLVTRMSDQFTSVQSDGKKLRLMVVKVNDTGRGIKQEHLNDIFTPFFTTKDKGVGLGLALSYQIIQEHLGTMRVESQENEGTTFSIYLPLAG